In the Bifidobacterium catenulatum PV20-2 genome, one interval contains:
- a CDS encoding nitrate reductase, which translates to MSATFEMDANGLCIIRCDPPVNGSDSFVFQPDVIVSWKALLGLASTREAIAAIMQGREDTSRYDPKTGRGVWTGAFEALESALTDSATSVSMLSADGEVLDDPLTAARNETRAGMRLPVMSNETDARMRAALTSDASGVEASSGIDVACTRDVDGLDDFLSDESSQAMLDECEERFFASLMPRQSQQN; encoded by the coding sequence TTGTCAGCGACTTTTGAAATGGATGCGAACGGATTGTGCATCATCCGATGCGACCCGCCGGTGAACGGGTCGGACAGTTTCGTATTCCAGCCCGATGTGATCGTCTCGTGGAAGGCGCTGCTCGGCCTTGCTTCGACCCGTGAGGCGATCGCGGCGATCATGCAGGGCAGGGAGGATACGAGCCGATACGACCCGAAGACCGGCAGGGGCGTGTGGACCGGAGCGTTCGAAGCGTTGGAATCGGCTTTAACGGATTCCGCGACCAGTGTGAGCATGCTTTCCGCCGATGGGGAAGTGTTGGACGATCCGCTGACAGCCGCACGCAATGAGACGCGCGCAGGGATGCGATTGCCTGTCATGTCGAATGAGACCGACGCGCGAATGCGTGCCGCATTGACCTCGGATGCTTCCGGCGTGGAAGCGTCGAGTGGCATCGACGTGGCCTGTACGCGGGATGTAGACGGATTGGATGATTTCCTCTCGGACGAATCCAGTCAGGCGATGCTGGATGAATGCGAGGAACGGTTCTTCGCGTCGCTCATGCCAAGACAAAGCCAACAGAATTAA
- a CDS encoding histidine kinase → MTASMLALTSMAVMFVALLLTVAWLLWHGHDVPVWLECVVTLLLGAFTLVCVVLLMLPLLRLLEMAVMMWTLICS, encoded by the coding sequence ATGACGGCTAGCATGCTCGCGTTGACGTCCATGGCCGTCATGTTCGTCGCGCTGCTGCTTACGGTGGCGTGGCTGCTGTGGCATGGCCATGACGTGCCGGTATGGCTCGAATGCGTCGTGACGCTGCTTCTGGGCGCGTTCACGCTCGTCTGCGTCGTCCTGCTCATGCTGCCGCTCCTGCGACTGCTGGAGATGGCCGTCATGATGTGGACGCTCATCTGCTCGTAA
- a CDS encoding N-acetylmuramoyl-L-alanine amidase: MKSWENLEADEDLILSTHMTKGRQGCKVDKIVLHHNGGNLTGKGCYDVWQTREASAHYQVAADGRITQLVWDTDTAWHSGDWDANLTSIGVEHADISSDPWRISDATLDNGAHLVAALCKRYGLGRPQWGVNVFPHSHFSATACPASIAGDQRGAYVAKAQEWYDRMTGTTVPTPAVQPTQSATESSANVLQGTYRVAVDGLNVRDRPSVSGNVVATYSNGQTVNLDHWGTVADGYIWGRYTAYSGAVRYVALAPADKSTWYLVKA, from the coding sequence ATGAAATCATGGGAGAATCTGGAGGCGGATGAGGATCTCATTCTCTCCACGCACATGACCAAGGGCCGTCAGGGATGCAAGGTCGACAAGATCGTTTTGCATCATAATGGCGGGAACCTGACCGGCAAGGGCTGCTACGACGTGTGGCAGACCCGTGAGGCTTCCGCGCACTATCAGGTAGCGGCGGACGGCAGGATCACGCAGCTCGTCTGGGATACCGATACAGCTTGGCATTCGGGTGACTGGGATGCGAATCTCACGTCCATCGGCGTGGAGCATGCGGATATCTCGTCCGACCCGTGGCGGATCTCCGACGCGACGTTGGACAATGGCGCGCATCTGGTGGCCGCGCTCTGCAAGCGTTACGGCCTCGGACGTCCGCAGTGGGGCGTCAACGTGTTCCCGCACAGCCATTTCTCCGCGACCGCCTGCCCGGCATCCATCGCAGGAGACCAGCGCGGCGCCTACGTGGCCAAGGCGCAGGAATGGTATGACAGGATGACCGGCACGACAGTGCCGACGCCCGCCGTACAGCCGACGCAGTCCGCCACGGAATCGTCCGCAAACGTGTTGCAGGGCACGTATCGTGTGGCCGTGGACGGGCTCAACGTGCGCGACCGTCCGAGTGTTTCCGGCAATGTGGTCGCCACCTATTCCAACGGACAGACCGTCAATCTGGATCATTGGGGCACCGTCGCGGACGGCTACATCTGGGGCCGTTACACGGCCTACAGCGGAGCCGTGCGCTACGTCGCGCTGGCTCCCGCGGACAAGTCAACCTGGTATCTCGTCAAAGCCTGA